TGTGCAGAAGGTTGTTGCACATTTTCACTTTCAGTTTGTACATGTATTTAATCTTCATATTGAAACATACATACAGCTTAACTGTCACTAAATATTTGGGCCTTGGATACAAAAAGCAGTGAGCTTCAGTTTTAGATCTTGTGGCTTATGAGCGTTCcttcctttttaaaaccaaggctTAAACGCGTAGGCGTGCACCCAAAAGACTTTGACAATATACTACTAATGTTAAGAGTACCACTTACAGAAGTAGACATGGCTTTCCATTTTACCCCACCAGCTTTACTAACCTGCAAATCAATCACCACATATAAACACAAAATCAAAACCTATCTAACAACCTAAACACCAACTCAATCAATACTCAAAACAGCAAAACCAAAGcctaaaattcaaacaaatcactcACAGCAGCAACAGATTTGTTGTGGGGATTCTCCGCTTTAAACTGGTCCCTAAACTCCTCCCTTCAACAATTCAaccaaaacaaacataaaaatcaaaacaaCACACATCTAAAAAATAAACCTAAACATAAACCGCTTACATAAACACGAAGAATGCACTAGCCGGTCTCTTTGGCTTGTTCGGATCCTTCGCAGCTTTCCCCTTCTTCACAGCCAGCCTACAAAAGTACAAAATCAATATACACAAATACAAAACCCTAACAAATTAACGGAAAACCCGTACTTGGCGTCCGATTTCTTCTGAGCACCGGTTGATTTGCCTCCTTTCATGGTTTGATCCTGAAAATTGAACAGAGAACAAAGAATTAGGTCAAAACTGGGGCGAAAATGGTTGAATATAGCGGGATTGGGTTGGAAGTTTACGCAGGAgggggttagggttagggtttgacAATGGGGAGTTAATGTTACGAGGTGAAAACGGATGAGAGAGATATTTTGATTTATATATTGGTAAAACAATTTGGGCGGGAGAATTCTAGTTTTTGAATCTGTTTTAGATTCATATTGGGCC
The sequence above is drawn from the Helianthus annuus cultivar XRQ/B chromosome 12, HanXRQr2.0-SUNRISE, whole genome shotgun sequence genome and encodes:
- the LOC110894662 gene encoding HMG1/2-like protein, producing the protein MKGGKSTGAQKKSDAKLAVKKGKAAKDPNKPKRPASAFFVFMEEFRDQFKAENPHNKSVAAVSKAGGVKWKAMSTSEKAPYVAKADKRKAEYEKTMVAYNKKQASGGKDEDDDSDKSKSEVNNEEDSDEEEDDD